One stretch of Thalassovita sp. DNA includes these proteins:
- a CDS encoding pyridoxamine 5'-phosphate oxidase family protein — protein sequence MARAFATIAFTPAVRTQQSRMGSAEGYSKFLSDDGGQPDELGPQEVAFIAARDGFYLASVSETGWPYVQYRGGPAGFLKVLSSKTIAYADFRGNRQYISAGNFAGNDRLSIILMDYPNRRRLKIWGRVRQIEGAENPEILDQLHDHAYRAHPERAVLITVEAFDWNCPSRIARRFTLEEADEEIAALRRENEALRAETNALRAAIASGIPPKS from the coding sequence ATGGCACGGGCCTTCGCGACCATCGCCTTTACACCTGCAGTACGCACCCAGCAGTCCCGGATGGGCTCCGCTGAGGGGTATAGCAAATTCTTGTCTGACGATGGGGGGCAGCCGGATGAGCTTGGCCCGCAGGAGGTTGCATTCATCGCAGCGCGTGACGGGTTTTACCTGGCTTCGGTCTCCGAAACGGGGTGGCCATACGTGCAATATCGCGGCGGTCCCGCTGGCTTCCTGAAAGTGCTTTCCTCCAAGACAATCGCCTATGCCGATTTCCGCGGCAACCGACAGTACATCAGCGCCGGTAACTTTGCGGGCAACGACCGTTTGTCGATTATCCTCATGGATTATCCCAATCGCCGCCGCCTGAAAATCTGGGGTCGGGTGCGCCAGATCGAAGGCGCGGAAAATCCTGAGATTTTGGATCAGCTGCACGATCACGCCTATCGGGCGCACCCGGAACGGGCGGTTCTGATCACAGTCGAAGCGTTTGACTGGAATTGTCCCAGCCGCATTGCACGCCGCTTCACCCTTGAAGAGGCAGACGAAGAGATCGCGGCGCTGCGCCGTGAGAATGAGGCCCTGAGGGCCGAAACCAACGCCCTGCGCGCTGCCATTGCGTCGGGCATCCCACCCAAATCCTGA
- a CDS encoding amidohydrolase family protein, with amino-acid sequence MIIDAHHHFWQLSRGDYPWPNDSVATIFRDFGPGDLTPLLNEAGVTKTVLVQATDTVAETEFLLTLASHHSMIAGVVGWVDLSAPDACDVIDRLRGNPVLKGLRPMLQNIDDTGWILRPEVEPALRHMTALDLAFDALIQPRHLPVIAALADRHPNLRIVIDHLAKPQMGQGHLPDPDWHQGMADLAARPNVWCKLSGMVTEAGPDWQPADLQPFAQHVLSIFAPGRIMFGSDWPVVNLASDYARWIQFVRSAIAGCSDQEQAQIMGGTAAAFYRL; translated from the coding sequence ATGATCATCGACGCCCATCACCATTTCTGGCAGTTGTCCCGCGGTGACTATCCCTGGCCAAACGACAGTGTTGCCACGATTTTTCGGGACTTTGGCCCCGGTGATCTGACACCGCTGCTAAATGAGGCTGGCGTGACCAAAACGGTTCTGGTGCAGGCCACGGACACTGTTGCGGAAACCGAGTTTCTGCTGACCTTAGCCTCACACCATTCGATGATCGCTGGCGTTGTGGGCTGGGTCGACCTCAGCGCGCCGGACGCCTGTGATGTGATCGACCGGTTGCGGGGAAATCCTGTGCTGAAAGGGTTGCGGCCGATGCTGCAGAACATCGATGACACCGGTTGGATCCTGCGGCCGGAGGTGGAGCCAGCCCTCCGCCATATGACCGCGCTGGATTTGGCCTTTGATGCGTTGATCCAACCCCGCCATCTGCCGGTGATCGCGGCGCTGGCCGACCGTCATCCAAACCTGCGGATCGTGATCGACCATCTGGCCAAACCGCAGATGGGGCAGGGGCATTTGCCCGATCCTGACTGGCATCAGGGCATGGCGGATCTGGCCGCCCGTCCGAATGTCTGGTGCAAACTGTCCGGGATGGTGACCGAGGCAGGACCTGATTGGCAGCCGGCAGATCTGCAACCGTTTGCCCAGCATGTGCTGAGCATTTTTGCCCCGGGCCGCATCATGTTTGGCAGCGATTGGCCGGTTGTGAACCTGGCCAGTGACTATGCTCGCTGGATCCAGTTTGTGCGCAGCGCGATCGCCGGCTGTAGCGATCAGGAACAGGCCCAGATTATGGGTGGCACCGCGGCGGCGTTTTATCGCCTGTAA
- a CDS encoding L-rhamnose mutarotase translates to MMQRMGMVIGLKSEAIAEYKKLHADVWPEVLARLKQSNISNYSIFLREPENLMFSYWEYTGSDFDADTAAIAADEVTQKWWSVCGPMQTPLTTRAEGEWWAAMDQVFYLE, encoded by the coding sequence ATGATGCAGCGAATGGGGATGGTGATCGGTCTGAAATCAGAGGCGATCGCCGAATACAAAAAGCTCCACGCCGATGTCTGGCCGGAGGTTCTGGCGCGATTGAAGCAATCAAATATCTCAAATTATTCGATTTTCCTGCGCGAACCTGAAAACCTGATGTTCAGCTACTGGGAATACACCGGCAGTGATTTTGACGCCGACACGGCCGCCATCGCAGCCGATGAGGTCACGCAAAAATGGTGGTCCGTCTGCGGCCCGATGCAGACCCCCCTGACCACCCGCGCCGAAGGCGAATGGTGGGCCGCGATGGATCAGGTTTTTTATCTGGAGTAA
- a CDS encoding transcriptional regulator GcvA, with amino-acid sequence MNRKNYPLNALRAFESAARHLSFVAAAEELSVTPAAISHQIKKLEDFLGVPLFRRRTRGLVLVDAGQLLAKELQAVFVNLDQAMEHVMEADKGGSLALTVAPTFAAMWLIPRLQKFYSQHPDIDVLISTSLGLVDFQRDDFDAAIRLGHGNWPGLEAIKLFDESVIPMCSPRLLEGPNAIKTPSDLRKHVLLHNHSMDFDPDAPTWETWLEASGASDVDASRGMHFSLPDHGLQAAIDGAGVVLGWRCLSAKDVQAGRVVELFDLAIPLGSTFYLVYPEAHSRRPNIAALRSWMLKELKEL; translated from the coding sequence ATGAACCGCAAAAACTACCCCCTGAACGCCCTGCGTGCCTTTGAATCTGCGGCGCGCCATCTCAGCTTTGTCGCTGCCGCTGAAGAGCTGTCCGTGACACCGGCTGCGATCAGCCATCAGATTAAAAAGCTCGAGGACTTTCTTGGTGTGCCTTTGTTCCGGCGGCGGACGCGTGGCCTGGTGCTTGTCGACGCAGGGCAGCTGCTGGCCAAAGAACTGCAGGCGGTGTTTGTGAACCTCGATCAGGCGATGGAACATGTGATGGAGGCAGACAAAGGGGGCTCTCTGGCGCTGACCGTTGCCCCCACATTCGCTGCAATGTGGCTGATCCCGCGACTGCAAAAGTTCTATTCACAGCACCCAGACATTGACGTTTTGATTTCGACCAGCCTGGGACTGGTTGATTTCCAACGCGATGATTTTGACGCGGCCATTCGGCTTGGGCATGGCAACTGGCCAGGTCTTGAGGCCATCAAACTGTTTGATGAATCTGTCATTCCGATGTGCAGCCCACGTCTGCTGGAGGGTCCAAATGCGATCAAAACGCCTTCAGATCTGCGCAAACATGTTCTGCTTCATAATCATTCGATGGATTTTGACCCTGATGCACCAACCTGGGAAACTTGGCTGGAGGCCAGTGGCGCCAGTGACGTGGATGCCTCACGTGGGATGCACTTCAGCCTACCCGATCACGGGTTGCAAGCGGCCATAGACGGGGCTGGCGTCGTCCTGGGCTGGCGGTGTCTGTCGGCAAAGGATGTGCAGGCGGGACGTGTCGTTGAGCTGTTCGACCTCGCCATTCCTTTGGGGTCAACATTCTACCTCGTTTACCCAGAAGCCCATTCACGACGACCAAACATTGCCGCGCTTCGCAGTTGGATGCTGAAAGAGTTGAAAGAGCTGTAG
- a CDS encoding LysR substrate-binding domain-containing protein: protein MQAENAIDLWCGGQDRELRVGVGPMLAASIMGDFFSKLIEVKRKYAVRVVSATASRLIERLNAGELDLVLAPEQINLRQDDLYQHKLFEDQLAVFAGPKNRFYTRTDPISTKELAHERWIAIGALSGIFGTQKEVFSSIGVRRVSASINFTGDVMMAAEMLINTDVLCIMPRQLGTWSSALKDTRVLPLKAPLPSRNVVLWCRRTERHRPDVLEFLSHFERFVHSDIAPNELG, encoded by the coding sequence ATGCAGGCCGAAAACGCCATCGATCTCTGGTGCGGCGGACAGGACCGGGAGCTGCGCGTCGGTGTCGGGCCGATGCTGGCGGCATCGATCATGGGGGATTTTTTCTCTAAGCTTATTGAAGTAAAAAGAAAATATGCCGTCAGGGTGGTCTCAGCAACTGCGTCCAGACTCATCGAGCGGCTCAATGCGGGGGAGTTGGATCTTGTCCTGGCGCCTGAGCAGATCAACCTCCGGCAGGACGATCTGTACCAGCACAAATTGTTTGAAGATCAGCTGGCAGTTTTCGCCGGCCCCAAGAACCGGTTTTACACCCGAACGGACCCGATTAGCACGAAGGAGCTGGCGCATGAAAGATGGATCGCCATCGGTGCCCTATCGGGGATTTTTGGCACCCAGAAAGAAGTCTTCTCAAGCATCGGCGTTAGAAGAGTGTCCGCCTCCATCAACTTCACCGGAGACGTGATGATGGCGGCTGAAATGCTGATAAATACGGATGTGCTCTGCATCATGCCCAGGCAGCTTGGCACCTGGTCAAGCGCGCTGAAAGACACAAGAGTACTCCCGCTCAAAGCACCACTGCCCAGCCGCAACGTCGTCCTATGGTGCCGCCGCACAGAACGCCACCGCCCGGATGTTTTGGAGTTCTTAAGTCATTTTGAGCGGTTTGTTCACAGTGACATTGCACCGAACGAGCTGGGGTAA
- a CDS encoding alpha/beta hydrolase: MKYRVPTPVSAALLAVSTLLPATVPNSSFAAPSPFAVNMNTMEIDGHSIAYREAGDPSNPTILLLHGFPTSSHMFRELIPVLAEDYHVIAPDYLGFGASDMPAADSYEYSFANAADTVTQLIDAKGVDSYSVYLMDYGAPVGYRMFAEHPERVTGFVIQNGNAYDEGLREFWDPIKAYWADPSAENGDALRGFLTLDATKWQFTHGVGDVSTVNPDNFWHVQYLLDRPGNQEVQLEMFLDYGTNVAEYPKWQALFREHQPPALILWGKNDHIFPAEGAHPYKADLTDLEFHLLDTGHFALEEYGDVIATEMQEFLARINN, encoded by the coding sequence ATGAAATACCGTGTCCCCACCCCCGTCTCGGCAGCGCTGCTTGCCGTCTCCACGCTTTTGCCGGCAACAGTGCCGAACAGTTCATTTGCGGCGCCAAGCCCCTTTGCAGTGAACATGAACACAATGGAAATTGATGGTCATTCCATCGCCTACCGCGAGGCCGGTGATCCGTCGAACCCCACGATCCTGCTTCTGCATGGTTTTCCGACATCGTCACATATGTTCCGGGAACTGATCCCGGTGCTGGCAGAAGACTATCACGTGATTGCGCCCGATTACCTGGGCTTTGGGGCCTCAGACATGCCTGCGGCCGACAGCTATGAATACAGCTTTGCCAATGCCGCGGATACGGTCACCCAGCTGATCGATGCGAAAGGGGTCGACAGCTATTCTGTCTACCTGATGGATTATGGCGCCCCGGTTGGCTATCGCATGTTCGCTGAACACCCCGAGCGTGTCACCGGTTTCGTCATTCAGAACGGCAATGCCTATGATGAGGGATTGCGGGAGTTCTGGGATCCGATCAAAGCCTATTGGGCGGATCCAAGTGCGGAAAACGGCGATGCGCTGCGCGGCTTCCTGACGCTTGATGCAACCAAGTGGCAATTCACCCACGGTGTAGGCGATGTATCGACCGTAAATCCTGACAACTTCTGGCACGTGCAATACCTGCTGGACCGGCCGGGCAACCAGGAGGTTCAGCTTGAGATGTTCCTGGATTACGGCACCAATGTCGCAGAATATCCCAAATGGCAGGCGCTGTTCCGTGAGCACCAACCGCCAGCGCTGATCCTCTGGGGAAAGAACGATCATATCTTCCCGGCCGAAGGCGCCCATCCCTACAAGGCGGACCTGACCGATCTGGAGTTTCACCTGCTGGACACCGGG
- a CDS encoding aldo/keto reductase — protein sequence MMLNETHQLSFGCSGLAGLYQPVSDRDVEEVLNAAWDSGIRYFDTAPHYGNGASEQRLGQFLRDKTGWTLSTKVGRVLRPDPNPPAIINGFHNALPFKQSFDFTYDGIMRSVEDSYQRLGLNRIDILYVHDIGDPGAGTDTAQHRADLLNGGARALEDLRSSGAIGAVGLGVNTVEICEELIGHMRIDLILLAGRYTLLDRSAVRMFGLLQQHGIRLVMGGVFNSGILATGPVEGAHYDYAPASPEILKRTAALQEICARYDTPLAAAALQFPARSDLVASTLIGTSKARSLTRNVAQFAQPLPAALWAELDAFDAGADKTGGAS from the coding sequence GAGGTGCTGAACGCTGCGTGGGACAGCGGGATCCGCTACTTTGACACGGCACCGCATTACGGCAATGGCGCCTCAGAACAGCGATTGGGTCAGTTTCTGCGCGACAAAACGGGCTGGACCCTGTCCACCAAGGTGGGTCGGGTGCTGCGCCCCGATCCCAATCCGCCTGCCATCATCAACGGGTTTCACAATGCGCTGCCGTTCAAACAGAGCTTTGACTTCACCTATGACGGCATCATGCGCTCGGTCGAGGACAGCTATCAGCGCCTTGGCCTCAATCGGATTGATATCCTCTATGTGCATGACATCGGCGATCCCGGGGCGGGCACCGACACTGCGCAGCATCGCGCTGATCTGCTGAACGGCGGCGCCCGCGCCTTGGAAGACCTGCGATCCAGCGGCGCAATTGGCGCTGTCGGGCTGGGGGTTAACACCGTTGAAATCTGTGAGGAGCTGATCGGCCATATGCGGATAGATCTGATCCTGCTGGCGGGGCGCTACACATTGCTGGATCGTAGCGCCGTGCGGATGTTCGGCCTGCTGCAACAGCATGGGATCCGTCTGGTGATGGGGGGCGTGTTCAACTCAGGTATTTTGGCGACCGGACCGGTTGAGGGCGCGCATTATGACTATGCCCCGGCCAGCCCTGAGATCCTCAAACGAACCGCCGCATTGCAAGAGATCTGCGCCCGCTACGACACCCCGCTTGCCGCCGCCGCGCTGCAGTTCCCGGCCCGCAGTGATCTGGTCGCCTCAACCCTGATTGGCACCTCCAAGGCACGATCGCTTACACGCAACGTGGCGCAGTTCGCCCAACCGTTGCCCGCGGCACTTTGGGCGGAACTGGATGCCTTTGACGCAGGGGCTGATAAGACAGGGGGGGCGTCATGA